From a single Rosa rugosa chromosome 7, drRosRugo1.1, whole genome shotgun sequence genomic region:
- the LOC133720997 gene encoding gamma-interferon-responsive lysosomal thiol protein-like isoform X1 — protein sequence MASLKLLFSLVVLSSVLSIQASYPSFEDNGVNVLESKKVNLSLYYETLCPSCASFIVNELAAKLFDPEGDLISIVNLRLVPYGNAQVKAPNKTIVCQHGPDECYFNSIEACAIHLWSDVVRPSFFYHKSKKRHFKFIRCLESKLIEGLHSSKEYAWESCCVKLKMDSDRLGNCYRSGYEKKLILENAKETDHLVPPHEYVPWVVVNGQPLKDDYLNFVRYVCNAYKDSPKPKACGSYPHNINSGGKANSSLEGCYKGEERGGS from the exons ATGGCTTCTCTTAAGCTCTTGTTTTCCCTTGTTGTTCTCAGTTCCGTGCTGTCCATTCAAGCATCTTATCCTTCTTTTGAAGATAACGGCGTCAATGTCCTTGAATCCAAGAAAGTTAACCTCTCTCTGTATTATGAAACTCTATGCCCATCCTGTGCGAGCTTCATTGTAAATGAACTAGCAGCTAAGTTATTCGATCCCGAAGGGGATCTCATAAGCATTGTCAACCTCAGGCTAGTTCCATATGGAAATGCTCAGGTCAAAGCACCTAACAAGACCATCGTTTGCCAG CATGGCCCAGACGAATGCTACTTTAACAGTATAGAAGCCTGTGCAATCCACCTCTGGTCAGACGTGGTAAGGCCATCTTTTTTTTACCATAAATCAAAG AAGCGGCATTTCAAGTTCATTCGTTGTCTTGAGAGTAAACTTATTGAAGGACTGCACTCCTCGAAAGAATATGCTTGGGAATCTTGTTGTGTAAAACTTAAGATGGATTCGGATCGTTTGGGAAATTGCTACCGCAGTGGATATGAGAAGAAG CTTATACTTGAAAATGCTAAAGAAACAGACCACCTTGTTCCGCCTCATGAGTACGTCCCATGGGTGGTTGTTAATGGACAACCGCTGAAGGAT GATTACCTAAATTTTGTGAGGTACGTCTGCAACGCTTACAAAGACAGTCCGAAACCAAAGGCTTGCGGATCATATCCACACAACATCAATTCAGGTGGAAAGGCAAACTCGAGCCTAGAAGGATGCTATAAAGGTGAAGAACGCGGGGGGAGCTGA
- the LOC133720996 gene encoding tryptophan synthase alpha chain-like produces the protein MAIPTSLKLTTTSGFLQLNTKKPRYPVHHLPSPSQTALTFPIKKLLELNPRDTLTLPRAPTDSISQTFTKLKSQGKVAFIPYITAGDPDLSTTIQALKVLDSCGSDVIELGIPYSDPSLDGPVIRASASRSLAGGTKFKNIISMLEDVVPQLSCPITLFSYYNPIIKHGIENFMSIISQAGVRGLVVPDVPFENTQRLRNEAAKNNVELVLLTTPTTTTCRMKDIVRASEGFVYLVSAVGVTGARPRVNEQVPSLLREIKEATNKAVAVGFGLSKPEHVKQVADWGADGAIVGSAIVKVLGEARSPLQGLRDLEAFAKSFKAALL, from the coding sequence ATGGCGATTCCTACTTCTCTTAAACTTACTACTACTTCAGGCTTTCTTCAACTGAATACGAAGAAACCTCGATACCCAGTTCATCATCTTCCTTCTCCATCCCAAACAGCATTAACCTTTccaatcaagaaactacttgaGCTAAATCCAAGGGATACTCTCACCCTCCCTCGTGCCCCTACCGATAGCATCTCACAAACTTTCACAAAATTGAAATCACAAGGGAAAGTAGCATTCATCCCCTACATCACCGCCGGTGATCCAGATCTCTCAACAACCATTCAAGCGTTGAAGGTGCTCGATTCTTGTGGATCCGATGTAATTGAACTAGGCATACCCTACTCCGATCCCTCACTAGACGGTCCGGTCATACGCGCTTCAGCGTCACGGTCCTTGGCAGGAGGGACAAAGTTCAAAAATATCATCTCAATGTTAGAAGATGTTGTTCCCCAACTGTCGTGCCCTATCACTCTATTCTCCTACTATAACCCTATTATCAAGCATGGCATCGAAAACTTCATGTCCATCATTAGCCAAGCCGGCGTCCGTGGGCTTGTGGTTCCGGATGTCCCTTTTGAAAACACACAACGCTTGAGAAATGAAGCGGCGAAGAACAACGTTGAGCTGGTGCTGCTAACCACACCCACTACTACAACATGTCGAATGAAAGACATTGTCCGAGCCTCGGAGGGTTTCGTGTACCTGGTGAGTGCGGTGGGGGTCACCGGGGCTCGTCCACGTGTGAACGAACAAGTTCCGAGTCTCTTGAGGGAGATTAAGGAGGCGACGAACAAGGCAGTGGCTGTTGGGTTCGGATTGTCGAAGCCTGAGCATGTGAAGCAGGTGGCCGACTGGGGGGCAGATGGTGCTATTGTTGGTAGTGCCATTGTGAAGGTATTGGGTGAAGCTAGATCTCCATTGCAAGGGTTGAGAGACCTTGAAGCTTTCGCCAAATCTTTCAAGGCTGCTCTCCTGTAA
- the LOC133720997 gene encoding gamma-interferon-responsive lysosomal thiol protein-like isoform X2, with the protein MASLKLLFSLVVLSSVLSIQASYPSFEDNGVNVLESKKVNLSLYYETLCPSCASFIVNELAAKLFDPEGDLISIVNLRLVPYGNAQVKAPNKTIVCQHGPDECYFNSIEACAIHLWSDVKRHFKFIRCLESKLIEGLHSSKEYAWESCCVKLKMDSDRLGNCYRSGYEKKLILENAKETDHLVPPHEYVPWVVVNGQPLKDDYLNFVRYVCNAYKDSPKPKACGSYPHNINSGGKANSSLEGCYKGEERGGS; encoded by the exons ATGGCTTCTCTTAAGCTCTTGTTTTCCCTTGTTGTTCTCAGTTCCGTGCTGTCCATTCAAGCATCTTATCCTTCTTTTGAAGATAACGGCGTCAATGTCCTTGAATCCAAGAAAGTTAACCTCTCTCTGTATTATGAAACTCTATGCCCATCCTGTGCGAGCTTCATTGTAAATGAACTAGCAGCTAAGTTATTCGATCCCGAAGGGGATCTCATAAGCATTGTCAACCTCAGGCTAGTTCCATATGGAAATGCTCAGGTCAAAGCACCTAACAAGACCATCGTTTGCCAG CATGGCCCAGACGAATGCTACTTTAACAGTATAGAAGCCTGTGCAATCCACCTCTGGTCAGACGTG AAGCGGCATTTCAAGTTCATTCGTTGTCTTGAGAGTAAACTTATTGAAGGACTGCACTCCTCGAAAGAATATGCTTGGGAATCTTGTTGTGTAAAACTTAAGATGGATTCGGATCGTTTGGGAAATTGCTACCGCAGTGGATATGAGAAGAAG CTTATACTTGAAAATGCTAAAGAAACAGACCACCTTGTTCCGCCTCATGAGTACGTCCCATGGGTGGTTGTTAATGGACAACCGCTGAAGGAT GATTACCTAAATTTTGTGAGGTACGTCTGCAACGCTTACAAAGACAGTCCGAAACCAAAGGCTTGCGGATCATATCCACACAACATCAATTCAGGTGGAAAGGCAAACTCGAGCCTAGAAGGATGCTATAAAGGTGAAGAACGCGGGGGGAGCTGA